Within the Medicago truncatula cultivar Jemalong A17 chromosome 4, MtrunA17r5.0-ANR, whole genome shotgun sequence genome, the region ttgaaataaaaaaaagataaatgaccaaacatttatctgaaattaagttaaggaactaaaaatataattttgcctATATGTTATTATACTTTTTGGTCtctgaatttgtttttttttttaacctgtaacatttgattttttaggcCTAATTACACTAATTCTTAACTAGAATCCTTAACAATGAATAAGAAAGTGAATTTTCatctgcaattttttttttaaggaactcaTCTGCAATTTATGATTTCTCATTGTTATTTTGCTCAAAATTTTGAATCATTGTCCGTTATTTTGTTTGTACACGCTTAACCTAACAATTCACTGCTCACAATTTCATCGTCAATTTATCATCCTacgtttatatttttttgtttaatattttctttctctaccatttaaaaatcattttaatccTGCCATTCTCTAGAAAGCTTCAAAGTCATCATATTTCTTATATACATCCTTAAAGTATATCTTTCAATTTCTTATATATGTTacacatttaaaattttatttttctttactaaATTATACTCATAAGTTAGTTCTTGATTTTATCCCGATTCAAAGTTCATGAATACATTGCCGGGTCGGATGCATCCTAAATCTTTTTCGTAGAGTACATCACTGTCCAAATTTACTTTGGATCTGTTTGGCAAAGTCATGAAGCTAACTTATAGTTTATAGCAGATAGTTTATAAGTTCGTCTGACAAAAAAAACCCCATTTGATAACGGTATTTACATAACAAGCTTATATCttatttcaaaagtttataatttattttcaatacgctatttcaagtagcgtaTGAACTTATTTATAACTTGTCATCTTTTCTCTAATTTATAcccttattattatatttgaaattcaatttcACCCATTGTAATTTATTACTCCAATGATTAAAAACAACACATTAATTACTGTTTTATATATACCATGCCTTAAAAAAATGACTCGTTAACCTTTgcattccattttattttaattttataatttatctaTACATGTATAGAGTATaaccttttgtcaaaaaaagtatAGGATATaacatttgtgttttttttatttaatgaaaatataCCTTTCTGGTTTTTAACTAtgtaccttttaaaaaaaaaaaatttacgtACTTTTAATAATGCATATAATAGTtactaaaaaattgtttaagaagaCATTATTCAATTCCatcaaaaaaaggaaaacatggTTCAATGTAACTATCCATTATTGTGTGTCAATTTCGATGGGATAgtttaaattcttaaaaacaataacaattattgttaataataagttaataacaataataatagaaagaaatataaacatttaaatgaaaataaatagaaataaaattatcGATGGGAGTAATACATTTTGGTAACCgcgttcaatttttttaatgaaaacttttcatttaattattttataaaatataaacacttaaatgaaaataaatagaaataaaaatttaccttaaaaaaaaaaaatttttttttagtgaataaaatttaatttataatataaaagatgTATTATACATTAAGAATAtcatttttttgtcattttacatttatcaacCAATTAAACCGTTACTTTTACCAAACAGTTTTCAGTcatcaattattaattataacCTATAAACTATCACCCATCATTCAACGACTAGCATATCAGCTACACCTttcggtcactaatataagctaaaagtttaatttttagattcattcaataaatgacgTATGaagtctataataaagattacATACgtcatttaatgaataaatttaaaaagagtATTGATATTTgagtaaatagacaattacccccctgaaattgtaagtttcgtcaattaccccactgaaattaacaaaacttcaattacccccctgaaattgcacaacgttaatcaatttaccccctccgtcaagtttttctgttagtcaacataacgttttgcaaataccccctgaagttttcacttatgtgcaaaatgcccccgaactttaaaatttatatattttttcttatcattGACTCAAatgatattaaagacaaacaattaacaattagcTTTATGTATCCTCTTAAGTTCTTGGAATAcaattattgaattttatcaaTGTCATGTGTATCATCATTGTATTTTCACCTTTGACTTATTGACCTTTCTTTACAAGTTGATTATGATGCCATTCTCCTCTGTTCATTTGTTTATTtccatttgtgtttgtttacaaTTTCCATTCATGAAGCTCATGAACATTGTTTGGATTGGATAGGGTTTTTGTGTTCGTTTTATGCATATAGATATAGATTGTGTTTTTGGAGCATTTGAGATCAATAGTAAACAGCTACTCATCATACTATACAACAAAAATGGTTAATGAGtagttaaaaaattaacaagaattgctatcaaaaaagaaagaaaactacaaataaatagattaaacaaataaatttcaattatgGTGCAAAATAATGTGATGGGAATTGACCAAACATAAAGCTaaatgttaattgtttgtctttaatatcttttgagtcaaatacaagagaaataaaaataaaaaaaattcaagttcaaGGGGCATTTTGCATATAaatgcaaaacttcagggggtatttgcaaaacgtcatgttgactaacagaaaattttgacgGAGGAGGCAAATTGATTAACGTCATGCAATTtgaggggggtaattgaagttgtcttaatttcaagggggtaattgacgaaactcacaatttcagggggtaattgcctatttactcattgATATTTGAACAAATCGTTTGGTATAACCTTATTGTTAtctcttttcattggtaaaaaataatagaaagagaaaaaaggaagagggagaataagaagataatgcgaatataagagagaaagttgtacaaaaatagttgtacaaatatcatttctcatttaaaaataagttcatactccctccgtcccaaattgtatgacgttttgggcatttcacgcatattaagaaatgtaattaatattgtgtgggaaagaaatattatgagttgttttacaaaattatcctcaataaatgatatgagaaagataaatgaaggaactgaaagaagagagagtaataaatagttaaggatataataagaaaagtaacattaatttttcattggtattgtaaaacgacgtataatttgaaacaaatattttttctgacatacaatttgggacggagtgAGTATTAGAGAGCAGATgtatctattatttttaacaaaaacaaaaaaaaacctccaACTCAAGCCCAAAATCATAGAGAACTTCCAGCGTCACTATTTCTTGATCAACGGCAAAAGCTAACCCACGTGGAACAAATTCACAATCTTAACCGTTAACGCCAGATCTCTCGGTCAGTATAACGGGCAATCCCAAAAATGATTACAACCCGTTGGATGAACGAATCAAGGGCAGAAGAAATTGACCAAAACATCTCGGGCAGATCTCATCTCCTTTAAGAAGAGGCATAGGCTCATCCGTTTTCTCACTCAGATTGAAATTTCCAATTCCAAACCCTTACACTCTCTTTTCCTCTCTAGAGCTACCAATAGTATCTCCGACGGAAGCGCGTGTGTTTTCCAAACGGCGCGTAGAGATTCCACCTTCGCGTGATCGTTGGTTTATTCAATTCATCTCTTGTACGATCCACATTGAGAATTTCATGCCGGAGATACGCCGGAGTCTCACCGGCCAGCCGTGATTTCGTGATTTTATGGCATCGGCTTTATTAGCCAACCGTAACGAACCAAATTGGCTGCAACACAGAGGCGGTGGAGCTGAATTCATGGGTAAAGCacctaaccctaaccctaaattTAGTAACAAAAAGAGAACTCAATCCCCATCAGATGACGCTTCCTCAATCAATCGACGATCCAACGATAATCATTCACAATACGTTACTTTCAACATCGAATCGTACTCAAAGACGGAGCTACATGACCTCAAAAATCGACTCGTATCAGAACTCGACCAAATTCGTCAGCTTAAGACTCGAATTGAATCAGGTGAGTTTAAACCCAGGCTAAACCACAACGGTGGTGGTCCCAATAAGAAATCGGGGAGCAAAAAGTTTTCCGGCAACAAACGACCTTTTCCGGCGGAGAAGGAATTGAAGAAATCAAAGTCAGAGATTGGGGATGCGATGAAGGCTTGTGGTCAGATTTTGACGAAGCtgatgaaaaacaaaagtggtTGGATTTTTAACACTTGGATCTTTAACACTCCTGTAAATGCAACGGCTTTGAATCTTCATGATTACTTTGATATAATTAAGCATCCTATGGATCTGGGTACTGTGAAGTCAAAACTTGCTAAGAATGCTTACTCTACACCGGCGGAATTTGCTGATGATGTAAAGTTAACGTTCAAAAATGCATTGACATACAATCCCAAGGGCCATGATGTTAACACCGCGGCGATGCAGCTTCTTGAAAAATTTGAGGAGCTTTATCGACCAATAcaagaaaaatttgatgaaaaaagtttTGATGATGAATTACAGGCTAGCTCGTGGAACCATGTTGAACCGGAGAGGGAAAGGGAGAAGGTCAAGAAGAAAGATAATCCGATTCCAATCCCTCCACCGGTAGCAAAACGCCAAGAGTCACTGCCTGAGCCTGCTAGTACTTCTAACCAGCCAAGCACTTCGAATCCCCAATTAGCTCAATCACCAGTTCGTATACCCTCCCCAATGCGAGCACTTCCGGTGAAGCCCTTGAAGCAGCCCAAGCCAAAGGCCAGGGATCCAAATAAGAGGGAAATGAATGTCGAAGAAAAGCACAAATTGGGGCTTGGGTTGCAGATTTTGCCACCAGAGAAGATGGAACAAGTGGTACAGATCATAAGGAAGAGAAATGGGCATCTGGAGCAAGATGGGGATGAGATTGAGCTTGATATGGAGGCTGTTGACACGGAGACTCTCTGGGAACTCGATCGATTGGTTACCAATTGGAAAAAGATGGTGAGCAAGATTAAGCGGCAGGCGCTAATGGATAATAATAATGTGCCTTCAAACAAAGGCAATGGGGTAAAAACCTTATTGTCCATTTTTTATTCTGTTGAGTGATGTTACTGTCTAATGTAGCATTGTTGGCAGTGTTTTGTCACATTCTAATTTATTGTGTGCATTTACAGGAATTGCCTGATAGGGAGAAGGTTGATGCAACCCCTCCTTCTGAGGggaagaagcagaagaagatAGATACTGTTGATGAAGATGTTGACATTGGCGATGATATGCCGGCAAACAATTTCCCACCTGTGGAGATTGAGAAAGATAAAGATATGGGTGCTACTGGTGGCGGTGCCAGTAGTAGTTCCAGTGGCTCCAGCAGTTCTGGGAGTGATTCCTCGTCGAGTGGTATAACCTCTTTCCACTGAATGTTTTATGATTTGTACTCTGAAATTATCATGGGTAGAAACCTCAATTTCGATACCTTTGCAGATTCGGATTCAGGGAGTTCTTCAGGAAGTGACTCTGAAGCGGGCAATGGTCATTTGTAGCAGGGTAGGGCTTTTGGTACTAATGGTCATCGAGACAAACCGATGCCGGTTAGCGGATCAAGAAATGTTTGTGCTTGAGTGTGTGGGCTAGGTATGtcaatttgattgattgatacaTGTACATTTCTTTTGCTGCAAAGGCTTAAATGCTTTGCAGATAACATAGCTGGCCAAATTTATGATGatagtcttttattttttgtaacacGGGTAGTGGATATTGATTGTTGGTTTCACCATGGGAATGGCTAATTGGATTGGACTAAGGGCACCTGATCCATGATTTGCGTTGTGACTTTGGAGTGTATAAAGGGTTTGGACAATGATCAAAAGCAGTAGTAGGACCAGAAAGTAGCAAGTAATCTGTGGTAAAAATTTCTCTAGTAGGATAGATGCTTAAGAAAGTTTAGGAAGATAATCAATAGATGTAGTACTTTTATGTGATTACTTTGTACACATTTACAGTAAGTAGATAAATCACTCTTAAATTTTGGAGAAAGAATTTTTGTGGATCTGCAATTCATTTGTCGTGATTGTTAATTTGATGAAGTTTACCTTCTCCATGCTGTCTGTAGCAGGGAGGATGACCCTATTCAAATAAGAAAAGTGGAAAATTTGATGAAGTATCTTCTTTAAAGGATCattaacaaaatgaaaatgtgaTTTGGTTAATCTAGTGTGTTTCTCTAAGAAAAAATCGTTTGACAAGATAAAATAGTATATACAACCTTCAAAAGTCCTTAAATACGCTCGTGAAATGAGTAAAACTAAATCTTACCTAAAATGAACGAGTGAGGTGTCATTGTTGCAAAGATTATCAATGAGTAATATATTAATTAGGTACTGCGTGGCCTAACACGGTCTTAACTTTAGATTTCATGATGGAACACTGAAGAAATCTGTGCCGGATAAACTGTAAGACAGGATACCGAAAAATAACAAGGTCAAAGTAGAAGAAACTTAAGCCTGTGTAAATTTTAGTGCTTGATCCCATATTAAGTTTGACTCAAGTGACTAGATGTTTTCAAATGgatcaagaaaaaataaacaagagactgacaattttacaaaaaattacctattcattttttgttgttatataaATACACGATTGAGATCCACCGAAAGGTGAAAAGAGATGACAAGGCCCCAGCAAAGTACCTTGTGCCTTGCTGGTTTTCTAGCCACCTTTTTCAAACATGATTAGAAGACAGTCTATATAtccaatttgatttgattttaagaatCTCTTTTAATGATCCTACTCTTCCCGATTTAAATATTTCCATCACCATATCAAGTGCTTCAGAGCTCCTCCAAAGTCTGACTTGGCACTTGTATAAATTTCCAAAATAAAGCCAAAAATATTCCTTTCAACATAGATAGATCAaaccttttgtaaaaaaaaaaaaaaaatagatagatCAAACCATTCTAGAGTTGATATCAGCAATTGAATACTAGTACTTTGCTTTGAATAATATTCCTTTTTAAGCATTCCCCGTATGCTAAGCTGCTCACAAATTTATGAGATGTTCAGCATAAGCCTGAGACAAATTTCAGAGCACCAAAAGAAGCTATTTGCCCTTTGTCTGTAACACGAGCAATTGAAGTAATGTAGTTAGCCAGATTAAGAAAAGGCTACTCGTCAGAATGTCATTACCAAACTTTACACATTCAACAAGTAAATCAGCACTAATATAAATGCAGTTCAAGGAAAAACTGCTGAAACAAAATACACCAGCAAGCAGCACTTAGCTTTTCAATTCAGGTCAGTTTTTTTGTGTGGATTAATTTATTTGGAAACTTCAATGCAGCCAAGAAACAGTTTCTGCTCTCATCTTTAAACAGTGCTGCATGAATTTGACCCTGAAAAACATTTCCAGAGTCCAGATCCACACgcttttcattattattaatgCTGTGCACACACagaaaaacagaataaaaaacATGCCCAGAgccattaaaaaatttaaacaatataTACTATTCTTTCCTGGGATTTCATGAAGAGAAATTTCCTTTATTAAAAGACATAAGTTTGAACAGCACAAGCTGGGAATGTGCAGTTTTCACACCACGCTGATTTTTCTTGTCATTGAATTTTACGGTCTGTTTGGAAGTTTGGACGAGAGAGGGGGCTTTGGGGGAAGGAGATGAGAGGGAATAAAAGagaaagggaaatgttaactagccCGGGGCACCGGTTAAGGTTCTTAAGtggtaactttttataaaagtttgtgtaatcaatgtattggaaattgaaaacatTTACATTTTAAAAGAATAGTTACTTAATTTAGCATGCTTAAAGAATATCCgggagcactcgttaacaagacccaaagaGAAAGCATACATTCGTATTTGACTCTTTTGTAGATAAATGATAAAGGAAGATTTATGGTTAatgtatttttaactttttacaaCATGAAAAAGATTTTAAGAATTTATCTAAGTCGTCTAAAATCCTCTTTCAAtactccctcaaaaaaaaaatcttctttcaatacatttttttcatttttttagctcCCCATATTAAAGAGATTTTGTactatgaaggaaaaaaaaactttcattcTAGTCGAAGATTATccttttctccattttctttttctcttttctatttttcaaaGCACTCCTTTCACCCCCTCCTATTATATGGACTATGGTCAATTgataattgatatattataatataagaTAGTGATCAACAACTATgcttttataatatattaatgattACTAGAAGTTGGTTTATTGTTGACCAAAACTGTTTTCATCTACCCAACTCCCATATATGTTGTGCATGGTTGTTTGTTGAAAACCCCGAAAGCTATGTTTGGCTCCAAATCTACTATTCTCTTCTTTTGGAGGTCAAAGTATATGTGGGAACATTAAACTTGGTTGAATTCTAGAAGAGTGCTTCAAGAATTAAATTCATCATCTCACACATTCGTTCGTCAACATCTCCTATCTACTACTGACTGTATTAAATTCATGCCATACAAGCATATAGTTCTTCCCATTATCAATCAATCTCACTCTCCTGTCTTGTTTCCACTTCCATGAATTAAATTGGATTGATATCATAAGATTCTTATTATTTGCTATTATAAGTGGAAACATGATTTCAGGAACAAGCCCCTCCTATAACATGGACTCCATGAATTGTATCAGCAATTGAAATGTGAGGAGAGTATCAAGATGAGGGTTCAAGAACTGCCTAACCAAATTGAGCAAGGAGAACACTGACCCCAACTTGTCTCCCTaattatagaagaaaaaaaaagaaggcatTAAAGGAACTTCAAATCTATTTATAATCTATTAAATTTGAAGAGCAAATTATAAAGCTGCCAAGTAAATTTCCAACCCTCATTTCATGTCACATCAGTCTTTTTTTAACTACCTTCTCATGTATTGTCActtttgttgttggttgtattTCTACCTTAACAATCATCCCGTCTTAAAGGAGATTACATCTTTGCAGAGAATATAAACTCCAGTGGAAGGATCCTGAACagccataattttttttattacttttaatgTATTTGGTGAATTTGAGTCAATGCAGCTTATTTGTCTTGCTGATTAAGGTTTGCCTTATGTATAAGAATATTAGTGGAAACAGGCCAAACACTATAAAGATGAATGTCGAATTTGAAGGACACAGTTCAATAAGACTTCGATAGGAATTTCAAACAGAAAAAGAAGCTACCAAAGGATACAAAATTGAATCTTAAGAAATATGAAGCGATCCTCAAATCAGAATACAACTAGCCAAGACATAATCAAGTAAAGGATGGAGTAACTCGTACAAAAGCAAAACACTTGAAGGGTCCATATAAATGTTCAAATTACCTGAATGTCAAGCACTTGATTAAATGGGAAATTAATCTTATCATATGCACAAGTCCTCCTTGTTATCATCATCCATCTACTTCCTAATCCCATGATAAGCATTCTGAACCTGCTTCAACAGCATCAAAAGTTTCTTGGTGAGTTGGTGGTTGAGTTTACGATGTCTTGTTTACCTTTTAACTAGTTACTTTAATTAAGAACCCTCATTTTATTCAACACCCATGTTCTACAGTCCCTTTATAGATAAAAAGGAAGATGATGCAAAGTAAACATTTATGATTAAAAAAGTGGCACGTGCAATTTTCATTGTCTCATAGTCATGACTACAATAATGCCTAACAGCTTCAGCTTCACAACTACGCGAGCAGAGCACTTATGGTCTCCCAGACCCGCACATGTGAAACAATCTTTATCCTTGGCAAACCAGTAATGTAGCTTTTGTTTTTGCCTGTTTTATGGATTCAGATTTTTATTCCAAATATACAACTATATCATTCTTCCACACATATGCTACTGATATAAGATCATCAATACCCAGTAACTCacatcaatttttattatgCTTGTGAGATTtaacagcaaaaaaaaaaaccaaagatCATCAATACCCGACGAAAGTTTTAACAAGAATACGCAAATATCCGATCAAAtgcaaaataatatattaaccGCCAACCAATGGTAGATAACTttcaccaaaaaacaaaaaatggtactcctccgtcccaaattgtaagacgttttgagcatttcacacatattaaaaaatacaattaatattgtatgAAAAAgggatattatgagttgttttacaaaattgtccttaataaataatatgggaaaaataaatgaaagaattgaaataagagagagtaataaatagttaaggttataatagaaaaagtaacattaaagttgcattggtattgtaaagcgacgtacaatttaggacaaatttttttccctaaagcgacatacaatttggaacggagggagtagataACTTCGTACGCACAAATTTTAATGATGTTATTCGAACAGCTGTTTTCAGTACTCAAACAGTACGACAAAATAAGGAGCCTTCtactaaaaaatacaaaaaataagcaACCTTGTATGCTTCCAGCAATTATGTGATGATTAGTAAGAAGAAAAATGCTACAAAGCAACGCCTAAGTTGTCTCACTTCTTGACCTCTTCATACTCTGCCTCTGGAGCCTGATCACCACCACCTGGAGAACCTCCATCAGAGGAACCTCCACTTGACCCACCTGACATATGCTGACCAATCTTTGACACGGCTTTGTTAGCAGCATCAAGTTTTGTCTTAATTTCATCAACACTTTCTCCTTCCATAGCCGTTCTCAAATCTGAGACCGAGTTTTCAATTTCCTTCGCAACCTCACTAGGAATCTTTTCCCTATACTCGCTCAAACTCTTTTCAATCGAGTAGATTGATGTGTCAGCACTATTCTTGATATCAATAAGTGCTTTCCTTTCCTGATCTCTCTGAGCATGCAACTCAGCTTCTTTGACCATATTATTAATTTCATCATCTGAGAGTCCTCCTGACGAGCGGATGGTAATCTGTTGTTCTTTTCCAGTGGATTTGTCTTTGGCAGAGACAGTAACAATCCCATTGGCATCTATGTCAAATGTGACTTCAATCTGAGGCAAACCTCTTGGGGCAGGAGGAATGCCAACAAGGTCAAATTCCCCAAGACTCTTGTTGTCTGCAGCCATTTCCCGCTCCCCTTGGAGCACCTTGATACCCACTTGAGTCTGATTGTCAGCTGCTGTCGAAAACACCTGAAACAATGATTTCAATATTAAGAATATACatgttacattaaaaaaatctgaacagGATAAACATCTGAATCCATAAAACAggcaaaaacaaaagagaaatctaGGGCCTGTTTGATTTCCTTTTCAAAATCAGTTTTTGAAAACTATTAAAGAATAAAACAGAAACACCTTTTAGGTGTTATCTTTTTTCTGATTCTATGTGAACAAACTACATTAAAATCGTATTGCTGTTTTAAATCACCAAGCAGATTcggttttttaatttttttcttaaaaacagtTTTTGGAATTGGATTTGcaaaagagcatttaaaaactaaaccaaaataaaaccaaataggCCTTCAGTTATTTACAATGGTTCTCTTCTTTACCCTTGGAATGTCAGTAAGATACCTTTTTTTGGTGGGTTGAGGGGCagatttgattaagaaaataattgtgTGATTCAATGCTAAATTACTTTTGAAAGACCGGATTTACTTCCTCAGAAACCGGCAAATAGAAAACAATTCTTAAGTTAATGTTTATAAAAAGAGTTGTCTTGAGTAATTAAAATTACCTGACTCTTCTTTGTAGGAATTGTTGTGTTGCGGGAGATCAATCTTGTAAAGATACCACCCAAAGTCTCAATACCCAGAGATAGAGGAGTGACATCTAGGAGTAGCAGCTCTTTAACATCTCCACGGAGAATACCACCCTGAAGAGCTGCTCCCATTGCAACAGCCTCATCAGGATTTACTCCTTTGCTAGGACTCTTTCCAAAGATCTCTGAAACCACCTCCTGCACTTTAGGTACACGAGTCATCCCTCCGACGAGAAGAACCTCATCAACATCCTTGATAGATATGTTGGCATCTTTCAAGCAGCTCTTACAGGGTGCCTTTGTCCTTTCAATCAGGTTATTTACCAAAGCCTCAAACTTTGATCTAGTCAAAGTGATATTCAAATGCTTTGCACCGGATGCATCAGCAGTGATGAAAGGAAGATTTATTTCAGTTTGTGAAGTTGAAGAGAGTTCTATTTTTGCTTTCTCAGCAGCTTCTCGAAGCCTCTGCAAGGCAAGCTTATCCTTTGCAAGATCAATACTATCAGTTCTCTTGAATTCGCTTACTAGAAAGTCCAACAAAGCATTATCAAAATCTTCTCCTCCCAAGAAAGTGTCACCATTGGTAGCTTTCACCTGAAAAATATGTTATCAGTGACCACTTACATGATTATTCCTAATGATAGGTTGAGAAAGATGGCAACAAGGAAGAAATAAGTGTTAATACCTCAAACACACCGTTTGAAATTTCTAAAATGGACACATCAAATGTTCCACCTCCGAGATCAAAAACGGCAATGAGCCCCTCCTTGTTGTTCATCCCATATGAAAGTGCAGCTGCAGTGGGCTCATTGATAATTCTCTTCACTTCAAGACCGGCAATTCTACCAGCATCTTTTGTTGCCTGCCTCTGAGCATCATTGAAGTAAGCTGGAACAGTAACTACAGCTTTAGAAATTGTTTTTCCAAGGTATGCCTCAGCAGTTTCCTTCATCTTAGTAAGAACAAAAGCACCAATTTGGCTGGGAGAATACTGCTGCTTATTGATTTCAACCCATGCATCTCCATTGGGTGCCTTAACAATCTTATAGGGTACCATTTTCATCTCCTTTTGTGTTTGCGGATCATCAAAGCGCCTACCAATCAAACGTTTGGTGCCAAAAAGAGTATTTGTTGGGTTGGTTACAGCCTGACGCTTGGCAGGTGTACCAACAAGCAGCTCTCCTTTCTGGTTGAAGGCAACCACTGATGGTGTTGTCCGAGCTCCTTCAGAATTCTCAATAACTTTAGGATTCTGAAAAGGGCATAAACATTAGTACAGGCAAAAACCATGCACCAAAAACATGTCCAAAAGTAATCAAGAGAAATAGAGCCTTACCTTTCCCTCCATTAAAGAAACACATGAATTGGTAGTACCCAAATCAATTCCAATAACATCACTACCAGCAGGCCTAGAACTGTAGTACAAAAGCAATTTTACAATAAgcaaatttgatgaaaaattgaaacTGCCATACAGTACAGAACAAAGGCAAAACAAAGCACCTGAAAG harbors:
- the LOC11406812 gene encoding heat shock 70 kDa protein, mitochondrial, whose amino-acid sequence is MAAVLRRALRRDLASSSASAFRSLTGSTKPSYAAQKWASLARPFSSRPAGSDVIGIDLGTTNSCVSLMEGKNPKVIENSEGARTTPSVVAFNQKGELLVGTPAKRQAVTNPTNTLFGTKRLIGRRFDDPQTQKEMKMVPYKIVKAPNGDAWVEINKQQYSPSQIGAFVLTKMKETAEAYLGKTISKAVVTVPAYFNDAQRQATKDAGRIAGLEVKRIINEPTAAALSYGMNNKEGLIAVFDLGGGTFDVSILEISNGVFEVKATNGDTFLGGEDFDNALLDFLVSEFKRTDSIDLAKDKLALQRLREAAEKAKIELSSTSQTEINLPFITADASGAKHLNITLTRSKFEALVNNLIERTKAPCKSCLKDANISIKDVDEVLLVGGMTRVPKVQEVVSEIFGKSPSKGVNPDEAVAMGAALQGGILRGDVKELLLLDVTPLSLGIETLGGIFTRLISRNTTIPTKKSQVFSTAADNQTQVGIKVLQGEREMAADNKSLGEFDLVGIPPAPRGLPQIEVTFDIDANGIVTVSAKDKSTGKEQQITIRSSGGLSDDEINNMVKEAELHAQRDQERKALIDIKNSADTSIYSIEKSLSEYREKIPSEVAKEIENSVSDLRTAMEGESVDEIKTKLDAANKAVSKIGQHMSGGSSGGSSDGGSPGGGDQAPEAEYEEVKK
- the LOC11407222 gene encoding transcription factor GTE7 isoform X2, which encodes MASALLANRNEPNWLQHRGGGAEFMGKAPNPNPKFSNKKRTQSPSDDASSINRRSNDNHSQYVTFNIESYSKTELHDLKNRLVSELDQIRQLKTRIESGEFKPRLNHNGGGPNKKSGSKKFSGNKRPFPAEKELKKSKSEIGDAMKACGQILTKLMKNKSGWIFNTWIFNTPVNATALNLHDYFDIIKHPMDLGTVKSKLAKNAYSTPAEFADDVKLTFKNALTYNPKGHDVNTAAMQLLEKFEELYRPIQEKFDEKSFDDELQASSWNHVEPEREREKVKKKDNPIPIPPPVAKRQESLPEPASTSNQPSTSNPQLAQSPVRIPSPMRALPVKPLKQPKPKARDPNKREMNVEEKHKLGLGLQILPPEKMEQVVQIIRKRNGHLEQDGDEIELDMEAVDTETLWELDRLVTNWKKMELPDREKVDATPPSEGKKQKKIDTVDEDVDIGDDMPANNFPPVEIEKDKDMGATGGGASSSSSGSSSSGSDSSSSDSDSGSSSGSDSEAGNGHL
- the LOC11407222 gene encoding transcription factor GTE7 isoform X1, which encodes MASALLANRNEPNWLQHRGGGAEFMGKAPNPNPKFSNKKRTQSPSDDASSINRRSNDNHSQYVTFNIESYSKTELHDLKNRLVSELDQIRQLKTRIESGEFKPRLNHNGGGPNKKSGSKKFSGNKRPFPAEKELKKSKSEIGDAMKACGQILTKLMKNKSGWIFNTWIFNTPVNATALNLHDYFDIIKHPMDLGTVKSKLAKNAYSTPAEFADDVKLTFKNALTYNPKGHDVNTAAMQLLEKFEELYRPIQEKFDEKSFDDELQASSWNHVEPEREREKVKKKDNPIPIPPPVAKRQESLPEPASTSNQPSTSNPQLAQSPVRIPSPMRALPVKPLKQPKPKARDPNKREMNVEEKHKLGLGLQILPPEKMEQVVQIIRKRNGHLEQDGDEIELDMEAVDTETLWELDRLVTNWKKMVSKIKRQALMDNNNVPSNKGNGELPDREKVDATPPSEGKKQKKIDTVDEDVDIGDDMPANNFPPVEIEKDKDMGATGGGASSSSSGSSSSGSDSSSSDSDSGSSSGSDSEAGNGHL